The nucleotide sequence GAATATGTGATGGCGGATATGCCCCAGGGGAAGTTCCTCCGTTTGAAAGACCCCAAGTCCGGTAGCTGGCAGATGATTATGCAGGAAGTGGGGAGTGAGGGGGATATGTATACAGCCAGGGCCTACGTGCAGAGCCAAACCGCATTTTTTGGCGGTGCCGCCAATAAATCGGTTGTCAAACAGGGCGAGGCAATAAAACTGTTTGCCTATCCTCAATATGTTGGTTCCATAATGAATCAACAGCGTGAATTTTCAGCACAGGTTCTTCGACCGGACGGAGAAACGGAAGAAGTTGTTTTTTCTGATAATGGGCGTACAGCTAAGACCGGTGATGATGTTGCAAAAGATGGTCAATACACAGCTCGTTATGCGAATACCAATGAAGCTGGTGTGTACACATTTATTGCTCAGTTAAACTCTGATGGATGGGCTGTTGACACGGAAGGGGAAAGTACAGAAGGTGAGCCCAAGGTAGAAGGGCAAGGTTATTTTACCCGGGAACTTCGTATTACGGCAGCGGTAGACGAGGCCGGTGCGCTCTCCTGTACAGAGGATACTCAGGCTTCAGTAACTGATCAGCATTATCCGGGTCTCACATGCGCAGAGGCTATTCTCAAGGCCGAGGCAGATCTTGATAACGAAGCGTATCGAAGGGTATGTCAAAAAAACTACAACCTGTCGAAATTGCCTAGTGTTGTGAACGAGGCGTTGGTAACGATTTGTCGTCCTGATACAGATCCTGAGAAGTCAGGAGTCTATGTGGATCTGGATATTTGCTGCCCGGTTTCGGATACAATGACTATTGCTCCTGTTAATTTTCTGTTGTTGAAAGATAAGCAGTTGAAACAGTAGATCACTGACTCCTCCCCCGACTTTTAGTTAGGGGAGGAGTTTTTTCGGTTTTCTGTTGTTCCCCGAGCCCTCTCCTTTTATGATGCAACTCTATGAGACATGAATTGCTGGTTTGCTCCTCCACTCCTCATTGCCGTATTACAGTATAATTTTGTTTTTTCGTTGCCTGCGAGGCAGAGAAAATCTACTATTCATTCTACAGAAAAAAGAGATATGCGTCCACGGAGTATGACTGGCTTTGGTCGCGGTGAATTCGGCAAGGCTGAACGAACTTGGATTGTAGAAATCCGGACTGTTAACCATCGCTTTCTCGATCAACGGGTGCTGCTTCCCTCTGCCTTTGCTGCCTTGGAGGAGCGAATCAAGAAGACCGTTGCCAGGCAACAGGATCGCGGCCGGGTTGATATCACTGTGACCCTGAGAGGGGAATCTGTCAGTGGTTCAGAGTTGTACCTTGATCTGGACTTGGCGCGCCAATACCATGCCTGCTTACAGAAGATGAATACCGAGTTGGACCTTGGGACCTGTATTCAGATTTCTGATCTGCTGACCTTACGCAATCTTATTACGGTCCAGGAGCAAAATCCGAACGTGGAGGAGGAGTGGCCCTTGATGCAGGAGGCCTTGCTAGCCGCCCTGACCGATTGCGCCTGCATGCGGGAGCAAGAGGGCAGCAGTCTGAAAGAAGAGCTCTTGCAGCGCCTGGAGAGTTTTGCTGCCCTTGTGCAAAAGATCGAAGACATGGTTCCGGAGGTCCTTGCTCAGCGTCAGCAGGAGCTGAAGGCCCGGATTAGCAAGCTGCTTGAAGGGGTAGATCTTGATCCCATGCGTCTGGCCCAGGAAACAGCCATCATGGCGGACAAGGCCGATGTGACGGAAGAGGTGGTGAGATTGGCCAGCCATATTGACCAGTTTCGTGGCTTTATGGAAAGCGACGAGGCGGTTGGACGGCGCCTTGACTTTCTCTTGCAGGAGTTCCTGCGTGAGGTCAACACCCTGGCATCAAAGATCTCTCATTCCGCCATAGCCCATCTCGGGGTTGAGATGAAGAATGAGATTGAAAAACTGCGTGAACAGGTCCAGAATATAGAGTAGCATGCAGCACGTTTTTTTAGTGATTGCTGGAAACAGTTTTTTATGAACATCGAATTATATGGACAATAATGGACAATAGGCTTGTTAATATAGGGTTCGGTAATTCTATAAAAATCAGCAGGATCCTGGCTGTGGTCAATCCTGGATCATCACCGATCAGGAAACTCAAGGACGAGGCCAGGCAGGAGCATCGACTCATTGATGTCACTGAAGGCCGGCGTACCCGCGGGATCGTTATCCTGGATAGTGGCCATTTGGTGCTCTCATCGGTGCAACCCGAGACCATTAACCAACGGCTGGCAGCCCTGGATAAGGAGCAAAGCGGCCTCGGGCTCCTGCAAAAACATGCGGGAGCGGGAGAAGGAGAGAATAATGGCTGAGGGTATTTTATTAGTTATCTCAGCTCCTTCTGGCTGTGGCAAGACCACGATCCTGAAAAAGGTCATGGCAGCAAACTCTGGGCTGGCGTTTTCTGTCTCACATACGACTCGGCAACCACGGCAGGGAGAGGCGGACGGCACAGATTATCATTTTGTTACCAAAGAACAGTTTATCGCCCTTCGTGATCAGCAGCCTTCCGGTTTCCTGGAATGGGCAGAGGTGCATGGGAATTTTTATGGCACCTCACGTCAGGAAGTAGAGGCCTTATTGGCCGCAGGCAAGGATGTTGTGTTGGATATAGATATTCAGGGGGCAGATCAGGTCAGAACCAATGCTGATCCGGTTACTGTTTTTATCAGCCCGCCGACCCTGGCCGAGCTGGAGCGACGCTTACGGGGGCGTGGAACTGAGAGTTCGGAAGATCTGGCTGTTCGCCTTGCCAACGCGAAAAAGGAGATGGCCGCAGCAGAGAAGTATCAATATCTGCTTGTCAATGATGAGCTTGATCAGGCGGTTCGTGATTTACAGGCCATTCTGACCACAGAACGCCGCCGCCGCAATCCCGTGCAGGTGAACAGGACGGTTCCCCGCCTCTGATCCTTTTGCAGGTTTTTTATCCACCTTTGCCCGATAAACAGCTATGGTCGCATTGCGCAAAAAGGCAGCCCGCTCCGCTCAAAAGAATACGGTCAAAGACCTGGGCCCATCCCCGGAGAGCGCAACAGATGAACTGCTCTGGGGGATAAATGCCGTCCACGAGGCCTTACGGAGAAATGCCCGCAGCCTGTCCGAGGTGCTGATCCAGAAAGGGAAGGCAGGTCCTAAGCTCCAGGAGCTTATCGATCTTGCCCGTGAGCATAAGGTCCGGGTTCGCTTTGTTGCAGCAGACCGTCTTCCTGTGCTGCGGAATTGTCGCCATCAAGGGGTGGTGGCCCGGCAGACAGAGGCGGAGCTTCTCTCTTTGGAGGAGTTAGTGGCACAGAGCCTGGCTGATTCCGGACGGATATTGATCCTGGATTCTATCCAGGATCCCCGTAATCTTGGTTCGATCCTCCGTTCTGCTCTGGCCGCAGGCTTTCGCAGTATTCTCCTTACCCGGGAACGGAGTGCTCCCTTATCCGGGACAGTGGCCCGGACCTCAGCCGGGGCCATTGCCCATCTCCGTATTGCTCAGGTGGTGAATCTGGTCACGGCCCTGGATCAGCTCAAGGAACATGGCTTCTGGATCTATGGAGCAGTGGCTGAGCCATCAGCGCCCTCTCTTTACAGCACCGACTTTAACGGTCGGTTGGGCCTGGTGATCGGCAGTGAAGGAAAGGGTATTCGTCCTTTGGTGCGCAAGCACTGTGACCAGTTGGTCACCATCCCCATGGCCACGGATTTTGACTCCCTTAATGCCTCGGTGGCTGCTGCCTTGCTGATGTTTGAGGTGGTGCGGCCGGGAAATGTTGTTGCAGAGCAACAAGGATAGGGTTCACCTCTACGCTGGCAGGGGAGGAGAAACAGAGAAAAGCAGGCAGGCAACCGCTCAGATAGCAGCGCTGCGCCTACAACATAAACTGTATTCTCCTCGTTATTCCTTGGACAAAGCTATTACAGCAGCCCCCTACCTTGCATGTCAGGTTTTCTACATTGCGTCCTGCAAAGATCACCACCGGGTAGCCTCCGTGCTCTGAGCATTTCAGGGGGCCGAGGACTTTTTGGGTTGCATGGGCCTTTCTGGATAACACCGCTGCTGTCAAAGGATTTTTTACCTTGCCAGGATCCACCTCTTGTCCACAGATCTTAAAAACTATCTCCATTTTCTTCTGCCTCCGCTTGCTGGCTCATCTTATATGGATGTGGTCAACATATAGTAGAGGAGTATTAGGAATTGGTTAGTAACCTGTTAGAGTCTGGAAAGAAAAAAGGGTCGCCAGGGTGTACTGGTGACCCTTTTTCTGTTGTTTTATTATCATATTATCGATGCGTTGTCCCGGTTTGCCGGGAAGGATGTTTTCTTTTATTTTTTTATCACACGATACAGGGGCAAAAGAAGAACGCCACCGCCAGTCGCTAACAGGAGGCTCCCCAGGTTAAAGCCGGTAACCGCCCCCAGTCCGAAAAAAGAGCCGATAAAACCGCCCACAAAGGCCCCTGCTATACCTATCAGGAGAGTAAATTCCTCCAGGGTCTTTCCCAGGCATGATGAATTTTGCAAGCACGCCCACGATGAGTCCCATTACAATCCAAGACAGAATCCCCATTGCTTAACCTCCTTTGCGCGATTTATGCTTCGTTAATAGTTGGACAGGCCTGTTCAGCCTTCTGCCACCTTGTTGCAAGGTGCCGTGTATAAAACCTCATACATACTGGAGGGGCAACGTACAGGGAAACCTGCGATCGATGGTGAACAATAATCTTGTAGAGGGAAGGTAACAAGGGGAGCAGAATAGGGGAAATGGTCGCTCATGACTCTAGGGGCAGGCTGGTGGATGTGCTGGATATGCGGATGGAGGAGAGGGGGCCAGCAGAGCAGTTGTTCTTCGCTGATCTGTTGGATCCCGCCGGTGATGAGGCGGGATCGACTCATGATTTCTGATAATCAGGGCCTATTCGTTGCTCTCCGGGATGTTCTCCTTTTCTTCTTCCGCCCCCTCATCCTTCTTCTTCTCAATCACCAGCACAGCACAGTGGGCCTGCCCGATGACTTTCTCAGTGACATGGCCCATGAGCAGCTTGCTCAGTCCTTTACCATGTCCGCCGATCAAGATCATATCGACCTGCTTCTCCTCTGCTGTTTTTGCGATGATATCAGCAGAAGGTTTGCCGACAAGGGCCAGAGGGTGAAATGTGACTGACGGTACCTGTTCCTGTCCTTTGTGACAGGCCGCTTCGGCCAAGGCCTGAGCCTCTTCACGTTCGCTCTCGGAACTTGCCACGGAAAGCACATGGATCTCTTTCAGACTGGAGCAGTTTTTGCCCATGCCGATAGCCGTCTCAGCCGTTATTTCACCATCCTCCGAACCGTCAGTCGCAACCAGGATTTTTTCTCCTTTGATGAGAGAATCTTCAGGGACGACCAGGACCTGGGGAAAGCCCTGCCCGATCACTTTAGAGGTCATGCTGCCCACTAGCAGCTTCAGCAGGCCCCTTTTGCCGTGACGGCCCATGATCAGGACATCCGCCTTGTGTTTGTACGCCAGGTCGACAAGGGTTTTTTCTGGACTGTAGTACGATTCCTCAATAATAATATCGCATTCAATGCCGCTATCATCAGCCATCTTCTTGATGTTATCGAGATAATCAGTCACGTCTTGGGGTACATTCATGGAAGAGGTGCGAAGGCCAGTCACCGATCCCGAATCAACGGCAATCACATTCAGGACAATAAGCTTTGCTCCACATCCCTGAGCCAGGAAGATCGCTTCCTGTACCGCTCCGTCTGTGAACGAAGAACCGTCCGTGGCAAGGGCGATAACTTCAGCTTCGCCCAACAGTTGTGTATTGTGCTTTGTCATTCTTCCTGTCTCCTTTCTAATAATGAAAATAGGATCTGCGGTGCCTGATAGTTGCGGGATCGCCGTAGAATTTGATTCCTTGTTTATACCAAGTTGTGGAAAATATCAAGTCTCACGAATACGGCACTATGATACCCATCCTGTATCGTCTTGTCGGCATTCTTTAAAGAGCTGTATTTGACAGGTTGAACATTTATTGCTGTCCATATTTTGGTAGATCGCCGCAATTGCATGCCGTTTATGATTAAAGAAATGATCCGCTCCGATCTCCTTAATGAAGCCTGATGCGGCAGCAAATTTATAGACAGATGACTTCATGTTGACAAAATAGAGGCCCCCATTCATGTTTTTCAAGCGTTTGTTTTCCGCAATCAAGGCCTCTGTCCCTGCCAGATCAATCAGGTTGATGCTCGTGGCAATAATGAGGATATTGTATATGCCCTCTTTGTCAGATATCTCGGCAAGATGATTTTGGATATGATTGATTGAACCGAAATAGATGGACCTGTCGATCCTGATGATCTTCAGTTGTGAGCATTCCGGCAGCGGCTTCTGCCCAGTATCAATAAACTTTCTGACGCTCTCGTCCTCATCCACCGAGATTGTCAGGATCTCCGGTGTTGATGTCTTGGCGAGAAAAAGAACCAGGGAAAGGAGGACGCCTAAATAAATGGCAAACTCCAGTTCAAGAAACAGCGTGGCAAAAAAGGTGGTCAGCAGCACTGCGGTTTCAGACTTGCTGAGCCTTATGATCCGCTTGATATGATGAAAATCTATCAGGTTGTAGGCAACCAGCAGGATTACTCCGCCCATGGCCGCAATGGGAAGATATGCGGTCATGGGCGCAATGAGCAGGATGATACACATCAGGGCAATGGCTGCAAATATGGCGGAAAGCGGGGTCTTGGCCCCGGCCTCATAGTTGATTCCAGAGCGGGTAAAGGAACCGGAGCCTGCATAGCTGGACATAAAACTGCCGCAGATATTGGACAGGCCCTGACCTATGAATTCCTGATTTGAGTTGATGCGCTGATTGGATTTGGTGGCAACGGCCCGGCTGATAGACACGGCCTCAATCAGACCCAGCAGAGCAATGGCAAAGGCATCAGGGGCCAGCATCTTGATAGTGGAAGGAGAAAAATCAGGCAAGGAAAACGGCGGTAGTTGAGCAGGGATCTGGCCGACCAGTTCGATACTGCCTGGAGCTGTTATATTCAATTTTTTGAAGAAGAGCGCAAGGAGGCTGCCCACAATCATACCGATAAGCAGATTCGGTGCCTTGGGCAATATTTTTTTCGACAAAAGAGAGACCACCAGGGTCAGTGCCCCGATAACCAAAAGGAATATATTAAAGTCATCACATCCCTGGTACAACCTGACCCACGTAGAGAGAAAGGATTCTCCTTTGGGGACCGATATCCCGGTTATATGCTTAAGCTGGCTGGTGGCAATGAGGATGGCGGCCCCAGCGGTAAACCCAATGACCACTGTATGGG is from Candidatus Electrothrix sp. GW3-4 and encodes:
- the gmk gene encoding guanylate kinase is translated as MAEGILLVISAPSGCGKTTILKKVMAANSGLAFSVSHTTRQPRQGEADGTDYHFVTKEQFIALRDQQPSGFLEWAEVHGNFYGTSRQEVEALLAAGKDVVLDIDIQGADQVRTNADPVTVFISPPTLAELERRLRGRGTESSEDLAVRLANAKKEMAAAEKYQYLLVNDELDQAVRDLQAILTTERRRRNPVQVNRTVPRL
- a CDS encoding YicC/YloC family endoribonuclease, which translates into the protein MRPRSMTGFGRGEFGKAERTWIVEIRTVNHRFLDQRVLLPSAFAALEERIKKTVARQQDRGRVDITVTLRGESVSGSELYLDLDLARQYHACLQKMNTELDLGTCIQISDLLTLRNLITVQEQNPNVEEEWPLMQEALLAALTDCACMREQEGSSLKEELLQRLESFAALVQKIEDMVPEVLAQRQQELKARISKLLEGVDLDPMRLAQETAIMADKADVTEEVVRLASHIDQFRGFMESDEAVGRRLDFLLQEFLREVNTLASKISHSAIAHLGVEMKNEIEKLREQVQNIE
- a CDS encoding SulP family inorganic anion transporter gives rise to the protein MKLTSLFPFLRWFKLITKETIKDDLMAGLTGAVIVLPQGVAFATIAGLPPEYGLYTAMITPIIAALFGSSFHLISGPTTAISIVVFSAVSHYAEPGTREFVHIALTLTFLAGVYQLSFGLARLGSLVNFVSHTVVIGFTAGAAILIATSQLKHITGISVPKGESFLSTWVRLYQGCDDFNIFLLVIGALTLVVSLLSKKILPKAPNLLIGMIVGSLLALFFKKLNITAPGSIELVGQIPAQLPPFSLPDFSPSTIKMLAPDAFAIALLGLIEAVSISRAVATKSNQRINSNQEFIGQGLSNICGSFMSSYAGSGSFTRSGINYEAGAKTPLSAIFAAIALMCIILLIAPMTAYLPIAAMGGVILLVAYNLIDFHHIKRIIRLSKSETAVLLTTFFATLFLELEFAIYLGVLLSLVLFLAKTSTPEILTISVDEDESVRKFIDTGQKPLPECSQLKIIRIDRSIYFGSINHIQNHLAEISDKEGIYNILIIATSINLIDLAGTEALIAENKRLKNMNGGLYFVNMKSSVYKFAAASGFIKEIGADHFFNHKRHAIAAIYQNMDSNKCSTCQIQLFKECRQDDTGWVS
- the rlmB gene encoding 23S rRNA (guanosine(2251)-2'-O)-methyltransferase RlmB, whose protein sequence is MVALRKKAARSAQKNTVKDLGPSPESATDELLWGINAVHEALRRNARSLSEVLIQKGKAGPKLQELIDLAREHKVRVRFVAADRLPVLRNCRHQGVVARQTEAELLSLEELVAQSLADSGRILILDSIQDPRNLGSILRSALAAGFRSILLTRERSAPLSGTVARTSAGAIAHLRIAQVVNLVTALDQLKEHGFWIYGAVAEPSAPSLYSTDFNGRLGLVIGSEGKGIRPLVRKHCDQLVTIPMATDFDSLNASVAAALLMFEVVRPGNVVAEQQG
- a CDS encoding DUF370 domain-containing protein, with protein sequence MDNRLVNIGFGNSIKISRILAVVNPGSSPIRKLKDEARQEHRLIDVTEGRRTRGIVILDSGHLVLSSVQPETINQRLAALDKEQSGLGLLQKHAGAGEGENNG
- a CDS encoding universal stress protein, whose translation is MTKHNTQLLGEAEVIALATDGSSFTDGAVQEAIFLAQGCGAKLIVLNVIAVDSGSVTGLRTSSMNVPQDVTDYLDNIKKMADDSGIECDIIIEESYYSPEKTLVDLAYKHKADVLIMGRHGKRGLLKLLVGSMTSKVIGQGFPQVLVVPEDSLIKGEKILVATDGSEDGEITAETAIGMGKNCSSLKEIHVLSVASSESEREEAQALAEAACHKGQEQVPSVTFHPLALVGKPSADIIAKTAEEKQVDMILIGGHGKGLSKLLMGHVTEKVIGQAHCAVLVIEKKKDEGAEEEKENIPESNE